Proteins encoded together in one Streptomyces sp. B1I3 window:
- a CDS encoding 3-deoxy-7-phosphoheptulonate synthase, giving the protein MSRNPVPGAEHDPLIASMVAGLPARQQPQWPDRSLLPQVHERLAGEPPLVSYDSVTALGGLLARAAEGEFCLLQAGDCVELTTECEPRDIARKVEMLDVLGDIMCTSSGLPVLRVGRIAGQFSKPRSQDWETVYDDRLPVFRGPVVNAPDPYRAARTPDPSRILAGLKAARCAVTAIDRLGRGEGTLPQDRIWTSHEALLLDYELPLVRRHGAGGSYLASTHWPWIGERTRQPDNAHVRLLAELDNPVACKIGPEATVDEVLAVCAVLDPHRTPGRLTLIARFGAGQIARVAPLVRAVKQAGHPVLWMCDPMHGNTVVTSDGLKTRKLDAIMSEIRQCIDVVSENSGRCAGLHLEVSPDDISECDGAGQSPVPGPAYRSLCDPRLSLVQAVAAAAHWRLPVGAAA; this is encoded by the coding sequence ATGTCTCGAAACCCCGTGCCGGGCGCCGAACACGATCCGTTGATCGCCTCGATGGTGGCCGGACTGCCCGCCCGTCAACAGCCCCAGTGGCCCGACCGCTCCCTCCTCCCCCAGGTGCACGAACGACTGGCCGGTGAGCCGCCCCTGGTCTCGTACGACAGCGTCACCGCACTCGGCGGGCTGCTCGCCCGGGCCGCCGAAGGTGAGTTCTGCCTGCTCCAGGCCGGCGACTGCGTGGAGTTGACCACCGAGTGCGAACCGCGCGACATCGCCCGCAAGGTGGAGATGCTCGACGTGCTCGGGGACATCATGTGCACGAGCTCCGGGCTGCCCGTCCTGCGCGTCGGACGGATAGCCGGCCAGTTCTCGAAGCCCCGCTCCCAGGACTGGGAGACCGTGTACGACGACCGGCTGCCGGTGTTCCGGGGCCCGGTCGTCAACGCGCCGGACCCTTACCGGGCGGCCCGCACTCCCGACCCCTCCCGGATCCTGGCGGGGCTGAAGGCCGCCCGCTGCGCCGTCACCGCCATCGACCGGCTCGGGCGCGGCGAGGGCACCCTGCCGCAGGACCGGATATGGACCAGCCACGAGGCGCTCCTGCTGGACTACGAACTTCCCCTGGTCCGGCGGCACGGGGCGGGTGGCAGCTACCTGGCCTCCACGCACTGGCCCTGGATCGGCGAGCGCACCCGCCAGCCGGACAACGCGCACGTACGGCTGCTGGCCGAACTGGACAACCCGGTGGCATGCAAGATCGGCCCCGAAGCGACGGTCGACGAGGTGCTGGCCGTGTGCGCGGTGCTCGACCCGCACCGCACGCCCGGCAGGCTCACTCTCATCGCCCGTTTCGGCGCGGGGCAGATCGCCCGGGTGGCACCGCTGGTGCGGGCCGTGAAGCAGGCCGGGCACCCCGTGCTGTGGATGTGCGACCCCATGCACGGGAACACCGTCGTGACGTCGGACGGGCTCAAGACGCGCAAGCTCGACGCGATCATGTCCGAGATCCGGCAGTGCATCGACGTGGTGTCGGAGAACTCCGGGCGGTGCGCCGGGCTCCATCTGGAGGTGTCCCCCGACGACATCTCCGAATGTGACGGAGCGGGCCAGTCCCCCGTGCCGGGGCCCGCCTACCGAAGCCTGTGCGACCCCCGGCTCAGCCTCGTCCAGGCCGTGGCCGCCGCGGCACACTGGCGTCTTCCCGTCGGGGCGGCGGCATGA
- a CDS encoding anthranilate synthase family protein, with product MSAARRSAVRARARDATLPPPGRPFAVLHRPGADRAAPVEILSGPVRRADDLDALGLDRPAPAARGADGAGTLVLAPYRQIRERGFACPDDGEPLLAMEVRDHRRVPLDELLDCLPDRSPQVEDTCFDVDDDGYAAAVDSIVHREIHHGEGSNFVLARSLHGRIRDFDRTAALAVLRGLMTAETGAYWTFLVFTGDRYLIGSTPEQQVRVRGDRVDMNPISGTYRYPETGADLPGLLRFLRDPKETDELYMVVDEELKMMTSLCGRDVRVSGPSLKWMSRLAHTEYYLSGRSERPLTEILRTTMPAPTVTGSPVENACRVIARCEPQGRGYYSGVIALLGHEGGQRRLDAAIMLRTADLGVDGTVRLTAGATVVRESVPANETAETTAKLSGLLDALSGRRTAKAPARAPAAGLTDAGPVRGALAARNDGLAAFWLGDTGQAGGVGTEVTIVDAEDGFTSMLAYQLRSLGCAVRLVPWYRAERPAAAGGASGARGVVLLGPGPGDPQDSANQRVLALRAVASERLADGLPLAAVCLGHQVVCTLLGLPVARLPDPAQGRRLRVPLWGRQRTAGFYNSFTAHADRDWLRPPLSGSAVQVQRRGDEVIALRGPALSTIQFHAESFLTEDGPGILADLLAGALTPARADLATIHENRGTHEHA from the coding sequence ATGAGCGCGGCCCGCCGGTCCGCCGTGCGGGCCCGCGCCCGTGACGCGACCCTGCCACCCCCGGGCCGGCCGTTCGCGGTGCTCCACCGCCCCGGTGCCGACCGCGCGGCGCCCGTCGAGATCCTGAGCGGTCCGGTCCGCCGCGCGGACGACCTCGACGCCCTGGGCCTGGACCGCCCCGCCCCGGCCGCCCGGGGAGCGGACGGGGCGGGCACCCTGGTGCTGGCCCCCTACCGGCAGATCCGTGAGCGCGGCTTCGCGTGCCCCGACGACGGTGAGCCGCTGCTCGCCATGGAGGTGCGGGACCACCGGCGGGTACCGCTGGACGAGCTGCTGGACTGCCTGCCGGACCGGTCTCCGCAGGTGGAGGACACCTGCTTCGACGTCGACGACGACGGGTACGCGGCCGCGGTGGACAGCATCGTCCACCGCGAGATCCATCACGGTGAGGGCTCCAACTTCGTGCTGGCCCGCAGTCTGCACGGCCGGATCCGCGACTTCGACCGGACCGCCGCGCTCGCGGTGCTGCGCGGGCTGATGACCGCGGAGACCGGCGCGTACTGGACGTTCCTGGTGTTCACCGGGGACCGGTACCTGATCGGCAGCACCCCGGAGCAGCAGGTGCGTGTCCGCGGTGACCGGGTGGACATGAACCCGATCAGCGGGACGTACCGGTACCCGGAGACGGGCGCGGATCTGCCGGGACTGCTGCGTTTCCTGCGGGACCCCAAGGAGACCGACGAGCTCTACATGGTGGTGGACGAAGAGCTCAAGATGATGACGTCCCTGTGCGGCCGGGACGTGCGGGTCAGCGGCCCGTCCCTGAAGTGGATGTCCCGGCTCGCACACACCGAGTACTACCTGTCGGGCCGCTCGGAGCGCCCGCTCACCGAGATCCTGCGCACCACCATGCCGGCGCCGACCGTGACGGGCAGCCCGGTGGAGAACGCCTGCCGGGTGATCGCGCGGTGCGAGCCGCAGGGACGCGGCTACTACAGCGGGGTCATCGCCCTGCTGGGCCACGAGGGCGGGCAGCGCCGGCTGGACGCGGCCATCATGCTGCGTACGGCGGACCTCGGTGTGGACGGCACGGTCCGGCTCACGGCGGGAGCCACGGTGGTGCGGGAATCGGTGCCCGCCAACGAGACGGCGGAGACCACCGCCAAGCTGTCCGGCCTGCTCGACGCGCTGTCCGGCCGGCGGACGGCCAAGGCCCCCGCCCGGGCCCCCGCCGCCGGGCTGACCGACGCCGGTCCGGTGCGCGGCGCGCTGGCGGCGCGCAACGACGGGCTGGCCGCCTTCTGGCTCGGGGACACCGGTCAGGCGGGCGGCGTGGGCACCGAGGTCACGATCGTCGACGCCGAGGACGGCTTCACCTCCATGCTCGCCTACCAGTTGCGGTCGCTGGGGTGCGCGGTGCGTCTGGTGCCGTGGTACCGCGCGGAGCGACCCGCCGCGGCGGGAGGCGCCTCCGGCGCCCGGGGCGTCGTCCTCCTCGGCCCGGGCCCCGGTGACCCGCAGGACTCCGCGAACCAGCGGGTGCTGGCCCTGCGGGCGGTCGCCTCCGAACGGCTCGCGGACGGTCTGCCGCTGGCGGCGGTCTGCCTGGGGCATCAGGTGGTGTGCACCCTTCTGGGGCTGCCCGTCGCCAGGCTGCCCGACCCGGCGCAGGGCAGGCGGCTACGGGTTCCCCTGTGGGGCAGGCAGCGCACGGCCGGCTTCTACAACAGCTTCACCGCGCACGCGGACCGCGACTGGCTGCGCCCACCCCTGTCCGGCTCGGCCGTCCAGGTGCAGCGCCGCGGCGACGAGGTCATCGCCCTGCGCGGGCCGGCCCTGTCCACCATCCAGTTCCACGCGGAGTCGTTCCTGACCGAGGACGGCCCCGGCATCCTGGCCGATCTGCTGGCCGGTGCGCTGACACCGGCCCGGGCGGACCTGGCGACGATCCACGAGAACAGGGGCACTCATGAACATGCCTGA
- a CDS encoding flavin reductase family protein translates to MNMPDGGVRTAPRPIDPRALRSCMGQFATGVTVITCRRGDVVHGTTVNAFTSVSLDPPLALVALDRRSRAGALLLEDGGYVINILDETQRDLAMHFAGRPMADPVPWVDESGPHPRLAGAVAHLVCRPWQVHDGGDHTLHIGRVEEFESRPGRPLLFHRGAFPELAQDESDGAWSLCLDGMDPVEHFHARDETRD, encoded by the coding sequence ATGAACATGCCTGACGGCGGCGTGCGCACCGCGCCCCGCCCGATCGATCCGCGCGCGCTGCGCAGTTGCATGGGCCAGTTCGCCACCGGGGTCACGGTGATCACCTGTCGGCGGGGTGACGTCGTCCACGGCACGACGGTCAACGCGTTCACCTCGGTGTCGCTGGACCCGCCCCTGGCCCTGGTGGCCCTGGACCGGCGCAGCCGTGCGGGTGCGCTGCTGCTGGAGGACGGCGGGTACGTCATCAACATCCTCGACGAGACGCAGCGCGACCTCGCCATGCACTTCGCCGGGCGCCCCATGGCGGACCCGGTGCCATGGGTGGACGAGAGCGGACCGCATCCGCGGCTGGCCGGCGCGGTGGCCCACCTCGTCTGCCGCCCCTGGCAGGTGCACGACGGAGGCGACCACACACTGCACATCGGACGCGTCGAGGAGTTCGAGAGCCGCCCGGGGCGGCCGCTGCTGTTCCACCGCGGCGCCTTCCCGGAACTGGCGCAGGACGAGTCCGACGGCGCCTGGTCGCTGTGCCTGGACGGCATGGACCCGGTGGAGCACTTCCACGCCCGCGACGAGACAAGGGACTGA
- a CDS encoding 4-hydroxyphenylacetate 3-hydroxylase family protein, with protein MTERDDVTGTADSGDRAHEAPRRVTRPLTGDEYLESLRDGREIWAYGERVDDVTKHPAFRNTARMTARLYDALHDPEHHDTLTAPTDTGSDGFTHKFYRVPRSVEDMVGDRDAIARWARLTYGWMGRSPDYKASFLVTLGANPEYYGDFADNARRWYAEAQERVLFWNHAVINPPVDRHRAPDDVDDVFVHVEKECDDGLVVSGAKVVATGSALTHFNFVAHYGLPVKKKEFALVATLPMGAPGVKLICRQSYELAASRMGSPFDYPLSSRLDENDTVFILDKVKIPWENVFIYGDTAKAGTFLNTSGFTHRLTFHGVTRLAVKLDFLAGLLLKGLDVTGTKDFRGIQTRVGEVLAWRNMFWGLSDAMAHNPNPWHDGGLLPNLDYGMAYRWFMTIGYPRVREIIMQDLSSGLIYLNSHAKDFQNPELRPHLDRYMRGSNGYDSVERVKLMKLIWDSVGTEFAGRHELYERNYSGNHENVRIELLMAQTASGQVDGYRGFAEECMAEYDLDGWTAPDLIGPDQA; from the coding sequence ATGACGGAGAGGGACGATGTGACCGGCACGGCGGACTCCGGCGACCGGGCGCACGAGGCGCCGCGCCGCGTGACCCGGCCGCTGACCGGCGACGAGTACCTGGAGAGCCTCCGGGACGGCCGGGAGATCTGGGCGTACGGGGAACGGGTCGACGACGTCACCAAGCACCCTGCGTTCCGCAACACGGCACGGATGACGGCGCGCCTGTACGACGCCCTGCACGACCCCGAGCACCATGACACGCTGACCGCGCCCACCGACACGGGCAGCGACGGCTTCACGCACAAGTTCTACCGGGTGCCGCGCAGTGTGGAGGACATGGTCGGGGACCGGGACGCGATCGCCAGGTGGGCCCGGCTGACCTACGGCTGGATGGGGCGGAGCCCGGACTACAAGGCGAGCTTCCTGGTGACGCTGGGCGCGAACCCGGAGTACTACGGGGACTTCGCGGACAACGCACGGCGCTGGTACGCCGAGGCGCAGGAGCGGGTGCTGTTCTGGAACCACGCGGTGATCAACCCGCCCGTGGACCGCCACCGGGCGCCGGACGACGTCGACGACGTGTTCGTGCACGTCGAGAAGGAGTGTGACGACGGCCTCGTGGTGAGCGGCGCGAAGGTGGTGGCCACGGGGTCGGCCCTGACCCACTTCAACTTCGTCGCGCACTACGGCCTGCCGGTGAAGAAGAAGGAGTTCGCCCTGGTGGCCACCCTGCCGATGGGGGCGCCGGGGGTGAAGCTGATCTGCCGTCAGTCGTACGAGCTGGCCGCCAGCCGCATGGGCAGCCCGTTCGACTATCCGCTCTCGAGCCGGCTGGACGAGAACGACACCGTCTTCATCCTGGACAAGGTGAAGATCCCCTGGGAGAACGTCTTCATCTACGGGGACACGGCGAAGGCCGGTACCTTCCTGAACACGTCCGGGTTCACACACCGGCTCACGTTCCACGGTGTCACCCGGCTCGCGGTCAAGCTCGATTTCCTGGCCGGTCTGCTGCTCAAGGGGCTGGACGTGACCGGGACGAAGGATTTCCGGGGAATTCAGACGCGGGTCGGCGAGGTACTCGCCTGGCGCAACATGTTCTGGGGCCTCAGCGACGCGATGGCACACAATCCGAACCCGTGGCACGACGGCGGGCTGCTGCCGAATCTGGATTACGGCATGGCATACCGCTGGTTCATGACCATCGGGTATCCGCGTGTACGCGAGATCATCATGCAGGATCTCAGCAGCGGTCTGATCTATCTGAACTCGCACGCCAAGGATTTCCAGAACCCCGAACTGCGGCCGCATCTGGACCGGTACATGCGGGGCTCGAACGGATACGACTCGGTGGAGCGGGTCAAGCTGATGAAGCTGATCTGGGATTCGGTGGGCACGGAGTTCGCGGGACGGCACGAGTTGTACGAGCGCAATTACTCGGGTAACCACGAGAATGTGCGCATCGAACTGCTGATGGCACAGACGGCCTCCGGCCAGGTGGACGGTTATCGCGGTTTCGCCGAGGAGTGCATGGCGGAGTACGACCTGGACGGCTGGACCGCTCCCGACCTGATCGGGCCCGACCAGGCATGA
- a CDS encoding O-methyltransferase, translating to MEQKLWSAVDSYFDTVLGDEDPALAAAAQAHMAFDLPDIGVSRPQGKLLHLLARIQGAERILEIGTFGGYSTIWLARALPPGGRLVTIEWERAFAEAAAGHLEQAGVAGVVEQHVGRALDILPTLAKAGGPPFDMVFIDANKPDTPEYFTWALELSRPGGVIVVDNVVLGGAVGEPGDPDGGVRGMRRFHEMVAAEPRVSATSIQTVGGKGYDGFTLALILP from the coding sequence ATGGAACAGAAACTGTGGAGCGCGGTGGACAGCTACTTCGATACGGTTCTCGGTGACGAGGACCCCGCACTGGCGGCCGCCGCCCAGGCGCACATGGCATTCGATCTCCCGGATATCGGGGTCTCCCGGCCCCAGGGGAAACTGCTGCACCTGCTGGCCCGTATCCAGGGTGCCGAGCGCATTCTTGAGATAGGCACCTTCGGCGGGTACAGCACCATCTGGCTCGCCCGGGCGCTGCCGCCCGGCGGGCGGCTGGTCACCATCGAGTGGGAACGCGCGTTCGCCGAGGCCGCCGCAGGCCATCTGGAACAGGCCGGCGTCGCCGGCGTCGTCGAGCAGCACGTGGGCAGGGCGCTCGACATCCTGCCCACCCTCGCGAAGGCCGGCGGTCCGCCGTTCGACATGGTCTTCATCGACGCGAACAAGCCCGACACCCCGGAGTACTTCACCTGGGCGCTCGAACTCTCCCGCCCGGGCGGAGTGATCGTCGTCGACAACGTCGTGCTCGGCGGAGCGGTCGGCGAACCCGGCGACCCGGACGGAGGTGTGCGGGGAATGCGCCGGTTCCACGAGATGGTGGCCGCCGAGCCCCGGGTCAGCGCCACCTCGATCCAGACGGTGGGAGGCAAGGGGTACGACGGGTTCACCCTGGCGCTGATCCTGCCCTGA